In Patescibacteria group bacterium, one DNA window encodes the following:
- a CDS encoding UDP-N-acetylmuramoyl-L-alanyl-D-glutamate--2,6-diaminopimelate ligase — protein MRKLIPQAIMLAYHWCVALTAALWYQFPSRKLTVIGVTGTNGKSTTVEILHHIFEEAGHKTASASSLRFRIGSDEVVNDKKMTMPGRFFVQKFLFDAKAKGCDIVILETTSEGARQFRHAHIAFDTVAITNLTPEHIESHGGFEQYREAKLKIFRSLNSSWKKKKHIIVNAAMKDAKRFIDAAPHAEVWEYARDARLLESSLHAVSPSEVLFEHGISFTIDKTHFESALEGEFNLENILCAIAVASAHHIPPESTRQGVSKVLGVPGRLEYISRAPFAVVVDYAHTPDALTKVYETLKPQAKRFVCVLGAAGGGRDKWKRPELGKIADQFCDEIILTDEDPYDEDPKIIIDEVSKGITTHKPIIELDRKKAIEMAIQKASGGDTIVVTGKGAEPLMALSGGKKIPWDDRVIARNILGKS, from the coding sequence ATGAGAAAACTAATCCCTCAGGCAATTATGCTTGCGTATCACTGGTGCGTGGCGCTCACGGCTGCCCTCTGGTACCAGTTTCCATCACGCAAGCTTACCGTTATTGGTGTCACGGGTACCAATGGTAAATCAACCACAGTAGAGATTTTGCACCACATCTTTGAAGAGGCGGGGCATAAAACGGCGTCGGCATCTTCACTGAGGTTTCGTATTGGTAGCGATGAGGTAGTAAACGATAAAAAGATGACGATGCCGGGGCGCTTTTTTGTACAAAAGTTTTTATTTGATGCTAAAGCAAAGGGTTGCGATATCGTGATTCTTGAGACGACGAGTGAAGGTGCTCGGCAATTTCGCCACGCGCATATTGCGTTTGATACGGTTGCGATTACCAATCTTACACCCGAGCATATCGAGTCGCATGGTGGATTTGAACAATATCGCGAAGCAAAGCTCAAGATTTTCCGATCACTCAACAGTTCGTGGAAAAAGAAAAAACATATTATAGTCAACGCGGCGATGAAAGACGCAAAAAGGTTTATTGATGCAGCTCCCCATGCAGAGGTATGGGAATACGCGCGAGATGCGCGCCTGCTCGAGAGTTCGCTCCACGCAGTCTCGCCCTCCGAAGTGCTGTTTGAACATGGTATTTCTTTTACAATCGACAAGACGCATTTTGAATCAGCGCTCGAAGGTGAGTTTAATCTGGAAAATATTTTGTGTGCGATTGCGGTCGCATCCGCTCACCATATTCCACCCGAATCAACGCGTCAGGGCGTGAGTAAGGTTTTAGGCGTACCGGGGCGACTCGAATATATTTCTCGTGCGCCATTTGCGGTGGTGGTTGATTATGCGCATACACCCGATGCGCTTACCAAAGTGTATGAGACGCTCAAACCGCAAGCAAAGCGCTTCGTGTGTGTGCTGGGGGCGGCTGGTGGTGGGCGCGACAAATGGAAGCGTCCCGAGTTAGGTAAGATTGCCGATCAGTTTTGTGATGAAATTATTTTGACCGATGAAGATCCGTATGACGAAGACCCAAAGATAATCATCGATGAAGTTTCAAAGGGTATTACTACTCATAAGCCGATAATCGAGCTTGATCGTAAGAAAGCTATCGAGATGGCTATACAAAAGGCGAGTGGCGGCGATACCATTGTTGTCACTGGTAAGGGCGCAGAGCCTCTGATGGCGCTTTCTGGTGGCAAGAAGATTCCGTGGGATGATCGCGTTATCGCTCGCAACATCCTCGGTAAATCATAA
- the ruvA gene encoding Holliday junction branch migration protein RuvA translates to MIAHLSGILAFRGTKHLIINVGGVGYKVSVSLETAKTLPKKGEPVELFTHLVVRETALELYGFATMSELEMFEMLIGISGIGPRSALGVLSVAPLDSLRRAIASGETVYLTKISGIGRKTAEKIMLELKDKLGGADGVTISSEESDALDALVSLGYNVREARDALHKLPRDLESVDQKIKEALRMLGKGRA, encoded by the coding sequence ATGATAGCACATCTCTCAGGCATTCTGGCGTTTCGTGGTACCAAGCACCTCATCATCAATGTGGGCGGTGTTGGCTATAAAGTTTCGGTATCACTCGAGACTGCAAAGACGCTTCCCAAAAAAGGTGAGCCCGTCGAGCTTTTTACACACTTGGTGGTGCGCGAGACAGCGCTCGAGCTCTACGGTTTTGCCACCATGTCAGAGCTCGAGATGTTTGAGATGCTCATCGGTATCTCGGGTATCGGTCCGCGCTCGGCTCTCGGCGTACTCTCGGTAGCGCCGCTCGATTCGCTCCGGCGGGCGATTGCGTCAGGCGAGACGGTATATCTGACAAAAATTTCGGGTATTGGCCGTAAGACGGCCGAAAAAATAATGCTTGAGCTCAAAGATAAACTTGGTGGTGCTGACGGCGTGACCATCTCATCTGAAGAATCTGACGCGCTCGATGCACTCGTATCGCTTGGTTATAATGTGCGCGAAGCGAGGGACGCACTCCATAAGCTTCCACGCGATCTCGAAAGCGTTGATCAAAAAATAAAAGAAGCATTACGAATGCTCGGTAAGGGGAGGGCATGA
- the uvrB gene encoding excinuclease ABC subunit UvrB, which yields MSFRLVSQFQPSGDQPQAIEQLSRGLKDNKHYQTLLGVTGSGKTFTMANIIANTGRPALILSHNKTLAAQLYEEFKEFFPDSAVHYFVSYYDYYQPEAYMPNTDTYIEKDAKINQFIDELRHAATQAALTRKDLIIVASVSAIYGIGAPEAYLNFSFTMRRGERMSLKALSAKLAELQYIRNDIERKPGTWSRKGDSVVIALPSGDRVVRINFFGDEVEEVLEGPLAFDTQLVSQSEIRIFPAKHFMTPEDDIKRAATAIEKELAERTGELEENGKELEAERLRRRVRYDLQMLRETGYTLGIENYSRHLANRAPGEPPTTMIDYMPEGFITFVDESHMTLPQIRGMQAGDRARKTTLVDFGFRLPSALDNRPLTFDEFKKKIGQTIFVSATPSAYEIAHGNIVEQLVRPTGLLDPTVEVRPAGKQIADTEKEIVIRAKRKERSLVIALTKKMAEDIAEYLGERDLKIAWLHSEVKTIERYEILQQLRRGDVDAVVGINLLREGLDLPEVSLICILDADKEGFLRNITSFIQIMGRASRHPQGHVILYADKMTDSMRNAIAETTRRRAYQEAYNKAHGITPTALIKEIRKPLFAGKKKIVKDDMLAMFGKDKRSVSELKKEVEMEMLEEAARLNFERAAELRDILKNL from the coding sequence ATGTCATTTCGCCTCGTCTCACAATTCCAACCATCGGGAGATCAGCCTCAAGCGATTGAGCAACTTTCGCGTGGACTTAAAGACAACAAACACTATCAAACACTTTTGGGAGTTACGGGTTCGGGTAAGACTTTTACGATGGCAAATATTATCGCCAACACCGGCAGGCCTGCGCTTATCTTGAGTCATAATAAAACTCTTGCCGCACAACTGTACGAAGAGTTCAAAGAGTTCTTTCCTGACAGCGCCGTACACTACTTCGTCAGCTACTACGACTACTATCAGCCCGAGGCATACATGCCAAATACTGATACCTATATAGAAAAGGATGCAAAAATCAATCAGTTTATCGACGAACTTCGTCACGCAGCAACACAGGCCGCGCTCACGCGCAAAGATTTGATTATCGTCGCCTCCGTATCAGCCATCTACGGCATTGGCGCACCGGAAGCGTATTTGAATTTTTCATTTACCATGCGCCGAGGCGAGCGTATGAGTCTCAAGGCGCTCTCGGCAAAACTTGCCGAGCTTCAATATATACGCAATGACATTGAGCGCAAACCGGGCACCTGGTCACGCAAAGGTGATTCGGTGGTCATCGCACTTCCATCAGGTGACCGGGTAGTACGCATCAACTTTTTTGGCGATGAGGTAGAAGAAGTCTTGGAAGGTCCGCTCGCGTTTGACACACAACTTGTATCTCAATCAGAAATTCGCATCTTCCCCGCCAAACACTTTATGACGCCTGAAGATGATATCAAACGGGCGGCGACTGCGATAGAAAAAGAGCTCGCTGAGCGAACGGGCGAGCTTGAAGAAAATGGGAAAGAGCTGGAAGCAGAACGATTGCGCAGGCGCGTACGCTATGATCTCCAAATGCTGCGCGAGACTGGCTACACATTGGGTATTGAAAACTACTCGCGGCATTTGGCAAACCGCGCGCCCGGAGAACCCCCCACCACCATGATTGACTATATGCCTGAAGGGTTTATCACCTTCGTCGACGAATCGCATATGACACTCCCCCAGATCCGAGGTATGCAGGCAGGTGACCGCGCACGCAAAACTACGCTCGTTGATTTTGGCTTTCGCCTGCCATCGGCACTCGACAATCGCCCACTTACTTTCGATGAATTCAAGAAAAAAATAGGACAGACTATTTTTGTATCCGCCACACCGAGTGCCTATGAAATTGCGCACGGCAATATCGTTGAACAACTCGTCCGTCCGACAGGGCTTCTCGATCCCACGGTCGAGGTACGCCCCGCCGGTAAACAAATCGCCGATACCGAAAAAGAAATAGTTATACGCGCAAAGAGAAAAGAACGCTCCTTGGTGATAGCGCTCACCAAAAAAATGGCCGAAGACATAGCCGAATATTTGGGTGAACGCGATCTCAAAATCGCATGGCTTCATTCGGAGGTAAAAACAATCGAGCGCTATGAGATTTTGCAACAATTGCGCCGAGGCGATGTTGATGCAGTGGTAGGCATCAACTTGCTTCGTGAAGGGCTTGATCTCCCCGAAGTATCGCTCATTTGTATCTTGGACGCGGACAAAGAAGGTTTTTTGCGCAACATCACCTCATTTATCCAAATAATGGGCCGCGCCTCGCGTCACCCACAGGGTCATGTTATTTTATATGCAGATAAAATGACCGACTCGATGCGCAACGCAATAGCCGAGACTACGCGCCGGCGTGCATATCAAGAAGCGTACAACAAAGCGCATGGCATCACACCGACCGCGCTCATTAAAGAAATACGCAAACCACTTTTTGCGGGCAAGAAAAAAATAGTCAAAGACGATATGCTCGCCATGTTTGGTAAAGACAAGCGATCGGTATCCGAGCTCAAAAAAGAAGTGGAGATGGAAATGCTTGAGGAGGCTGCACGCCTCAACTTTGAGCGCGCTGCCGAACTCCGCGATATTTTAAAAAATCTCTAA
- a CDS encoding phosphoribosyltransferase family protein, which produces MVGDWIKKYQEKQAFWLHDSNPRRPHALLTSGKHSGGYFNSKLVTEDATLLGEASRDLVDQLLQDSSFDINDIDRVVGPQTGATRLAESIATEVTIKRGRLCAWASPAKAGEGEHKTMVFTDTKVGLGEKVLLVEDVLNTGGSIRLTAQAVEVAGGSVLPYTAVLVNRSGFNEVDGRKIISLINHSMPIWVPEKCPLCKVGSEAIRPKGIESWQQLNASY; this is translated from the coding sequence ATGGTTGGTGATTGGATTAAAAAATATCAGGAAAAGCAGGCATTTTGGCTTCATGACAGCAATCCGCGAAGGCCTCATGCGCTACTAACATCGGGCAAACATTCAGGAGGATATTTTAATAGTAAACTCGTGACCGAGGATGCGACATTACTCGGCGAAGCTTCACGAGATTTGGTTGACCAACTTTTACAGGATTCGTCATTTGATATCAACGATATTGATCGCGTTGTTGGTCCCCAGACGGGCGCTACGCGACTGGCAGAAAGTATAGCCACAGAAGTCACTATAAAGCGAGGGCGCCTATGCGCGTGGGCATCTCCTGCAAAAGCGGGGGAGGGCGAGCATAAGACGATGGTGTTTACTGATACCAAAGTAGGTTTAGGAGAAAAAGTTCTTCTCGTCGAAGATGTGCTCAATACGGGCGGTAGTATTCGTCTGACCGCGCAAGCTGTAGAGGTAGCTGGCGGTTCCGTTTTGCCGTACACAGCTGTTTTAGTAAACAGGTCGGGATTTAATGAGGTTGATGGAAGGAAAATTATTTCGCTTATTAACCACTCAATGCCGATCTGGGTACCGGAAAAATGTCCTCTGTGCAAAGTCGGGTCAGAAGCAATTCGCCCAAAAGGTATAGAGAGTTGGCAGCAGCTCAATGCTAGCTACTAA
- the rpsT gene encoding 30S ribosomal protein S20, giving the protein MPNTASATKALRQSERRRILNVRRKRSLRDVLKQFEKAVLAKNKAEAIKLFPAVQKALDKTSKSGLIKKNNSARRKSRLSAQIKKLG; this is encoded by the coding sequence ATGCCGAATACAGCATCAGCAACCAAGGCTTTACGCCAATCAGAACGCCGTCGCATACTCAATGTGCGCCGCAAGCGTTCACTTCGTGATGTTCTCAAACAATTTGAGAAAGCCGTCCTTGCCAAAAATAAGGCTGAAGCTATCAAGCTTTTCCCTGCGGTACAAAAGGCACTCGATAAGACCTCAAAATCAGGATTGATAAAGAAAAACAACTCCGCGCGTAGAAAGTCCCGCCTATCGGCACAAATCAAAAAACTCGGCTAG
- a CDS encoding response regulator translates to MTSGDQSVPISSMLKRGEMKILVVEDDKFLRGLLVEKIKHEGFTVTEAINADEAFAAVHKDQPHIILLDLVLPGKGGFEILTELKAQHDYASIPVIIISNLGSRDDVDKAMKLGASEFMIKAHHTPQEIVETIKKVLEANYIGK, encoded by the coding sequence ATGACATCAGGCGATCAATCGGTACCTATATCATCAATGCTCAAACGAGGCGAGATGAAAATACTTGTCGTAGAAGATGATAAATTTTTACGCGGGTTGCTGGTAGAAAAAATAAAACACGAGGGGTTTACGGTCACCGAGGCAATCAATGCCGATGAGGCGTTTGCCGCAGTACACAAAGATCAGCCACACATTATTTTACTTGATTTGGTTTTGCCCGGTAAGGGCGGTTTTGAGATTCTTACTGAGCTCAAGGCTCAACACGACTACGCGTCCATTCCCGTTATCATCATTTCAAACCTTGGTTCACGCGATGATGTTGATAAAGCAATGAAGTTAGGTGCATCTGAATTTATGATCAAGGCACATCACACTCCGCAAGAAATCGTAGAGACGATCAAAAAAGTTCTCGAGGCAAACTACATAGGAAAATGA
- a CDS encoding HAMP domain-containing sensor histidine kinase, which translates to MNLKIRHSLFFRFFFTLLALGIFPMAIASLFFAATYQSRIRAVLAPSDASALIETISIQFVLIFLFVCIIATFAAIMVTRHIARPLSVLTEAVKRIGAGNFKVHISVSRKDEVGVLGIFFNEMAEHIQEAKDRQEEISKLKSEFISIAAHQLRTPLSIQKWVYQGIVDGDFGKVTKNQREAVEKGTIANESMIRLVHNLLDAARIEEGKFGYKFEEMNIVAFIKKIVDEKMILAKVKNIILTLSKASDDLVILNADPDRLSIAIGNIIENAIRYTAAGGTVSVRFESDGTFAIIKISDTGIGISKEDQPRMFTRFYRGSNVMHMETEGTGLGLFITKNIITAHGGDISFHSEEGRGTTFLIRIPRASSPKSPVNPPAGPFVAAL; encoded by the coding sequence ATGAATCTCAAGATTCGGCACTCACTGTTCTTTCGATTTTTTTTCACCTTGCTCGCGCTCGGTATTTTTCCGATGGCGATTGCTTCACTCTTTTTCGCGGCCACCTACCAGTCGCGCATTCGTGCGGTACTCGCGCCTAGTGATGCGTCAGCACTGATCGAGACGATCAGCATCCAATTTGTTCTTATTTTTCTTTTTGTATGTATCATCGCTACTTTTGCTGCCATCATGGTGACGCGGCATATCGCGCGCCCGCTTTCTGTCTTGACCGAAGCTGTCAAACGCATCGGCGCTGGTAATTTCAAAGTACATATCAGTGTCTCGCGTAAAGACGAGGTTGGTGTGCTCGGCATTTTTTTTAATGAAATGGCCGAGCATATTCAAGAAGCAAAAGATCGTCAAGAAGAAATCTCAAAGCTTAAATCAGAATTTATCTCAATCGCTGCTCACCAACTGCGTACGCCACTTTCAATCCAAAAATGGGTATATCAGGGCATAGTTGATGGAGATTTTGGTAAGGTCACCAAAAATCAGCGCGAGGCGGTCGAGAAGGGAACGATCGCAAATGAGTCGATGATACGGCTTGTACATAATTTGTTGGATGCCGCCCGCATTGAAGAGGGGAAGTTTGGGTATAAGTTTGAAGAGATGAATATTGTCGCGTTTATCAAAAAGATTGTCGATGAGAAGATGATTTTAGCAAAAGTAAAAAATATTATTCTTACGCTTAGCAAAGCTTCGGATGATCTCGTCATCCTTAACGCCGATCCCGACCGTCTTTCTATCGCCATCGGCAACATTATCGAAAATGCTATTCGCTACACAGCAGCGGGCGGCACGGTATCGGTGCGCTTTGAGTCTGATGGCACTTTTGCGATCATCAAGATAAGTGATACGGGTATCGGTATCTCAAAAGAAGATCAACCACGCATGTTTACTCGCTTTTATCGAGGTTCCAATGTTATGCATATGGAGACAGAGGGCACGGGTCTCGGCTTATTTATCACAAAAAATATTATTACCGCACACGGCGGCGATATTTCATTTCATTCAGAAGAAGGCAGGGGTACGACATTTCTTATCCGTATCCCGCGTGCATCATCACCCAAGAGTCCCGTCAATCCACCTGCCGGACCCTTTGTAGCCGCACTCTAA